A stretch of DNA from Curtobacterium sp. MCBD17_035:
GGTCGTGCGCAAGCGGCTCCGGAAGGGACGCACCACCGTGCTCTGCTCGCACGGCCCGGTGCTCCCCGACATCATCGCGCACATCGCCGCTGCGACCTCGGGCGAGGACTCGCGCTTCGACCTGCACCGGGCCGCGATGCTCTCGACCGGGGACTTCGCGGTGCTGCACATCGCCGACGACGAGCTCATCGCCGTCGAGACCCACTCGTCCGGCGTCCACGACTGACGCGCCTGCGGTGCCGGAGCGGGCACACACGGATCCACGTATAGCGCGCTCGGCACTGCGCCGCACGATCCCGCGATCCCGTTCCCCGCTCGTTCACCCGTCGTTCACCGAGCGGCGTCGTCCCCGTCACTTCCCTTCCTTACTGTCACTCGCAGGTCGGCCACCCACCGGCCGCCCCTGCACCTGACATCCCCGAAGGGACCCCTGTGAACATCAAGCGAATCGGTTCGGTCGCGGCCATCGCGATCGCCGGCGCGATCGTGCTCTCCTCCTGCGCGGCGAACGAGGGCAGCGGCAGCGGCAGCTCCGCCAGCGCCTCGTCCTCCGCCTCGACGGGCGCGGACCTCTCCAGCCTCTCCGGCACCCTGAACGGCATCGGCTCGAGCGCGCAGGGGACCGCCGAGACGACCTGGATCTCGGGCTTCCAGTCGAAGGCGTCCGGCGTGACGGTCAACTACAACCCGCAGGGCTCCGGCGCGGGCCGCTCGAGCTTCATCTCGGGTGCCGCCGACTTCGCCGGCTCCGACGCAGCACTCGCCGACACCGAGCTGTCGGGCGACTTCAAGGAGTGCAAGACCGGCACCAAGGGCATCGACCTGCCGATCTACATCTCGCCGATCGCCATCGCCTACAAGGTCGACGGCGTCAAGAACCTCACGCTCGACGCCGAGACCGTCGCCGGCATCTTCAAGGGCACGATCACCAAGTGGAACGACCCGGCGATCGCCAAGCTCAACAAGAGCGCGTCGCTGCCGTCCGCCTCGATCAACGTGATCCACCGCTCGGACGACTCGGGCACGACGCAGAACTTCACCGAGTACCTCTCGGCGAACGCGTCGGACGTCTGGAACGCCGCCCCGAGCCAGACCTACCCGTACAAGGTCGGTGACGGCGCGCAGGGCACCTCGGGTGTCGCGAGCGCCATGGGTGGTGCGTCGAACTCGATCACCTACATCGACGACTCCGGCGCCGGCAGCCTCTCGAAGGCCAAGCTCATGGTCGGCGGCACCGCCACCAAGATCAGCGCCGACGGCGCCGCCAAGGTCGTCGCGGACTCCGACGTCGTGTCGGGCCGCGCGAAGAACGACCTGGCGATCGACATCAACCGCAAGGACACCGCGAAGGGCGCCTGGCCGCTCGTGCTCGTCTCGTACGCCATCGCGTGCCAGCAGTACAGCGACAGCAGCAAGGCCGACCTCGTCAAGGCGTACCTGAACTACGTCGCCTCGTCGGACGCCCAGCAGGCCGCCGCGCAGCAGGCCGGCTCTGCCCCGCTGTCCTCGGACCTCGCGAGCAAGGTCCAGAAGGCCGTCGCCACCATCAAGTGACACCGTGTCAGCCCAGACGCCCGGTCACCACCCATCCGACCGGACGTCTGGGCCGGACCCGTTCACGGGCCTGACCGCGAGCGGCTCCGACCGGCGCGCGGTCCACCCGACCCGCACCGTTCCTCCCGGCCCCCAGCCACCGCAGCCACCGAGCACACCCCACCCGACGCCTCCCCCGGCGCCCTCCCCGACAGGAGCCCCATGTCCGCAGCCCCGGCACCGCAGCCGCAGGCCGTGCAGCCCCCGAAGCCGCGTGCGACCGTCCGCATCGGCGACCGCATGTTCTCCACCGCGACCGTCCTGGCCGGCGGGCTCATCCTCCTCGTCCTCGCCCTCGTCGCCCTGTTCCTCGTCTGGCAGAGCATCCCGGCGTTCTCCGCCAAGCC
This window harbors:
- a CDS encoding phosphate ABC transporter substrate-binding protein PstS, whose product is MNIKRIGSVAAIAIAGAIVLSSCAANEGSGSGSSASASSSASTGADLSSLSGTLNGIGSSAQGTAETTWISGFQSKASGVTVNYNPQGSGAGRSSFISGAADFAGSDAALADTELSGDFKECKTGTKGIDLPIYISPIAIAYKVDGVKNLTLDAETVAGIFKGTITKWNDPAIAKLNKSASLPSASINVIHRSDDSGTTQNFTEYLSANASDVWNAAPSQTYPYKVGDGAQGTSGVASAMGGASNSITYIDDSGAGSLSKAKLMVGGTATKISADGAAKVVADSDVVSGRAKNDLAIDINRKDTAKGAWPLVLVSYAIACQQYSDSSKADLVKAYLNYVASSDAQQAAAQQAGSAPLSSDLASKVQKAVATIK